One part of the Microbulbifer sp. THAF38 genome encodes these proteins:
- the rlmKL gene encoding bifunctional 23S rRNA (guanine(2069)-N(7))-methyltransferase RlmK/23S rRNA (guanine(2445)-N(2))-methyltransferase RlmL — MTDSHIEEFKFTATCPKGLENLLVGELESLGARVLREQPAAVHFAGSLKLAYRCCLWSRLANRILLQLDQVRISGAEDLYRAVAAQPWEQHIGPSGKLWLQFSGTNREIRNSQFGAQKTKDAIVDRLREKTGARPSIDKHNPDLTVALRLQRDKLDIAIDLSGESLHKRGYRTHIGAAPLKENLAAALLMRTRWSQVAEQGGALLDPMCGSGTILIEAAMMAADIAPGLFRESFGFERWLNHQSDIWNELREEALQRRSVGLEKPLPEIRGYDADARVLFAAEGNIARAGLERQVRVSCRPVATFKVPSHREVNVGLVLTNPPYGERLGEQEALRETYAELGRQLKAEFPGWLVGIFTGNPELGYSTGLRSHKHYQLYNGTIPSQLLLFQVRGQNEQSETAQKERKLSPEAEMVANRLRKNLRTTGKWASRNGIDCFRLYDADLPEYAAAVDLYRTLDGDLYAHLQEYRPPASIDENKARNRLRDLMRAVQSVLELSRGKISIKERRRHSHKSGQKGASQYQKQADAGASLQVQEYGAELEVDLWRYLDTGLFLDHRPVRKYLREMSSGKKFLNLFCYTATATVQAALGGCVQSTSVDMSRTYQSWAARNFRANNMDPYKHQLIEADCLQWLASAQQNRKGHYDLIFLDPPSFSNSAKMRGVLDIQRDHANLISQCMALLAPQGTLIFSNNLRSFKMDAAVTEVFAVQPLQLLDKDFQRNPKIHNVWEIQRK, encoded by the coding sequence TTGACCGACTCACATATAGAAGAATTTAAGTTCACCGCGACCTGCCCGAAAGGATTGGAGAATCTACTTGTCGGAGAGCTGGAGTCCCTGGGTGCCAGGGTCCTTCGAGAGCAGCCCGCGGCAGTGCATTTTGCCGGTTCTTTGAAGTTGGCCTATCGCTGTTGCCTCTGGAGCCGTCTGGCCAACCGAATCCTCCTGCAGCTTGATCAAGTGCGTATTAGCGGAGCTGAAGATCTCTACCGGGCTGTGGCGGCACAACCTTGGGAGCAGCATATTGGTCCTTCGGGGAAACTTTGGCTGCAGTTTTCGGGGACCAATCGAGAGATCCGTAACAGCCAGTTTGGCGCACAAAAGACAAAAGATGCTATCGTCGATCGCTTGCGGGAAAAAACCGGTGCGAGGCCCAGCATCGATAAGCACAATCCAGACTTAACCGTTGCCCTGCGACTGCAGCGGGATAAGCTGGATATTGCCATCGATCTGAGTGGGGAAAGTCTGCACAAGCGGGGTTATAGAACACATATCGGTGCTGCCCCCCTGAAGGAAAACCTGGCGGCAGCCCTTTTGATGCGTACCCGCTGGTCGCAGGTTGCGGAGCAGGGCGGGGCCCTTTTGGACCCCATGTGTGGCTCAGGCACTATTTTGATTGAGGCGGCCATGATGGCTGCAGATATCGCACCGGGTCTTTTCCGCGAAAGCTTTGGTTTCGAGCGCTGGCTCAACCACCAGAGCGATATTTGGAATGAACTGCGAGAGGAGGCTTTGCAGCGCCGCAGTGTAGGTTTGGAAAAGCCTCTACCAGAAATTCGCGGTTACGATGCTGATGCCAGGGTGCTATTTGCCGCCGAAGGTAATATCGCCAGGGCGGGATTGGAGCGTCAGGTGAGGGTGAGCTGTCGGCCGGTTGCGACATTCAAGGTTCCGAGTCACAGAGAGGTCAATGTTGGCCTGGTATTGACCAATCCACCCTATGGTGAGCGCCTTGGAGAGCAAGAGGCTCTGCGGGAAACTTACGCGGAATTGGGGCGGCAGCTGAAGGCGGAGTTCCCCGGTTGGCTGGTGGGAATTTTTACCGGTAATCCTGAGCTGGGCTATTCCACTGGCCTGCGCTCCCACAAGCACTACCAGCTGTATAACGGCACAATTCCAAGCCAATTACTGCTGTTTCAAGTGCGCGGACAAAATGAGCAAAGCGAAACCGCGCAAAAGGAGCGTAAGCTTTCCCCGGAAGCCGAAATGGTGGCCAACCGCCTGCGTAAGAATTTACGCACCACGGGTAAGTGGGCCTCCAGAAATGGTATTGATTGTTTTAGGCTCTACGATGCTGACCTGCCTGAATATGCCGCTGCGGTGGACTTATATCGAACCCTGGATGGGGACCTGTATGCACATCTGCAAGAGTACCGGCCACCGGCCAGTATTGATGAAAACAAGGCGCGAAACCGGTTAAGAGATCTGATGCGGGCTGTGCAATCCGTTCTGGAGTTGTCCAGGGGGAAAATTAGTATCAAGGAGCGCCGTCGCCACAGCCATAAAAGCGGGCAGAAGGGCGCAAGCCAGTATCAAAAGCAGGCTGATGCAGGGGCTAGCCTACAAGTACAGGAGTACGGCGCTGAGTTGGAAGTGGATTTGTGGCGTTACCTGGATACTGGGCTGTTCCTGGACCACCGCCCGGTGAGAAAGTATCTGCGCGAAATGTCCTCGGGGAAAAAGTTTCTCAACCTATTTTGCTATACCGCGACTGCCACTGTACAAGCGGCTCTGGGTGGCTGTGTACAGAGTACCAGTGTGGATATGTCCAGAACCTATCAATCCTGGGCCGCGCGAAACTTCCGTGCAAACAATATGGACCCCTATAAGCATCAATTGATAGAGGCGGATTGCCTGCAGTGGCTGGCATCGGCCCAGCAAAATCGTAAAGGGCATTATGACCTGATCTTCCTCGATCCCCCGAGCTTTTCCAACTCGGCCAAAATGCGAGGGGTGCTGGATATCCAACGCGATCACGCCAATCTGATCAGCCAGTGTATGGCGCTATTGGCTCCGCAGGGCACTTTGATTTTTTCCAATAATTTGCGCAGCTTTAAAATGGACGCGGCAGTTACTGAAGTCTTTGCTGTGCAGCCATTGCAGTTACTGGATAAGGATTTTCAGCGCAATCCCAAGATCCATAATGTTTGGGAAATACAGCGAAAGTAA